The following proteins are co-located in the Candidatus Tiamatella incendiivivens genome:
- a CDS encoding thioredoxin family protein, with translation MYPIKFELSEDERNEAIETLSEMLDPVEIHIFVSNNCPTCGETIKLVEFVKESAPDGKVITKVFDKAKNHTVLEKEGVRRIPTLTLLDGMIKYTGIPSGEEFRGFIETIMRLSEGESGLEDETGRKLVRLGRDIYVEVIVTPPCPYCPYAALLSNMFAFESWKTGSKRYVSDIVEAYENPDIADRYNVQSVPTITINGVKVFIGLPVEEDFINYVEYADRGEIEKMKMKDYGDATGL, from the coding sequence GTGTACCCGATAAAATTTGAGTTATCCGAGGATGAGAGAAATGAAGCTATAGAGACTCTTAGTGAGATGCTCGATCCGGTTGAGATTCATATATTTGTATCAAACAATTGCCCAACGTGCGGTGAGACAATAAAACTGGTCGAGTTCGTAAAAGAGAGCGCTCCTGACGGTAAAGTGATTACCAAAGTATTCGATAAAGCAAAGAACCATACAGTTCTTGAGAAAGAAGGTGTTAGAAGAATCCCCACATTAACACTACTGGATGGCATGATTAAATATACTGGTATACCATCTGGAGAGGAGTTTAGAGGTTTTATTGAGACCATTATGAGGCTTAGTGAAGGTGAATCAGGCTTAGAGGATGAGACAGGGAGGAAACTTGTAAGACTCGGTAGGGACATTTATGTTGAAGTAATAGTCACACCACCTTGTCCATATTGCCCATATGCCGCTCTATTATCAAATATGTTTGCATTTGAGAGCTGGAAGACGGGTTCAAAAAGATATGTATCAGATATAGTTGAAGCCTACGAGAACCCGGATATAGCTGATAGATATAATGTCCAGAGCGTACCCACAATAACAATTAACGGCGTTAAGGTGTTCATCGGTCTTCCCGTGGAAGAGGACTTCATTAATTATGTGGAATATGCTGACCGCGGCGAGATTGAGAAGATGAAGATGAAGGATTACGGGGACGCTACAGGGCTCTAG
- the gatD gene encoding Glu-tRNA(Gln) amidotransferase subunit GatD translates to MDETEYRGIVKEKLQSAAADIGSPVLVSRKDGFTVEGRVLPRYMLSSPDILVIKLSNGYNIGVKIDDSTVIEKIDESEEAKPSGTTVYLDEHSRKPPEKKVYIVGTGGTIASRIDYRTGAVYPYISTEELLQAVPELHSLAEVEVYELYNIFSEDMTPRHWSRLAEKVYDLFEKGATGIVVAHGTDTMGYTAAALAFAFRETLPGPLVFTGSQRSSDRPSSDSAFNIISSVLVASRSDVRESIVVMHGVTGDDYALAHRGVRVRKMHTSRRDAFQSINTLPLLKVYPEKMMFEQIGEPLFRKPFSGSVQLKADYSDKVGLVKHYPGMNGEMIDMLVDRGYQGIVIEGTGFGHVSNKAIKSIERAVDNGIPVISTSQCIFGRVNLNVYSTGRRMLRAGVIPAEDMLSETAYVKLSWLLGQGLEFPEIKRLFRQNIVGEMDDRTTLRSYPRWYHG, encoded by the coding sequence TTGGATGAAACCGAGTATCGTGGTATAGTTAAGGAAAAACTACAAAGTGCTGCCGCTGACATAGGAAGTCCAGTCCTAGTTTCAAGGAAAGATGGCTTCACAGTAGAGGGAAGAGTTCTCCCTAGATACATGCTCTCATCGCCTGATATACTAGTTATTAAACTGTCTAATGGGTACAATATTGGCGTTAAAATAGATGATTCAACTGTAATAGAGAAGATCGACGAATCCGAGGAAGCGAAACCTTCAGGGACTACGGTATATCTCGATGAGCACTCCAGAAAGCCGCCTGAGAAAAAGGTTTACATAGTCGGCACAGGTGGGACTATAGCCAGTAGGATAGATTATAGAACTGGTGCAGTATATCCCTATATAAGCACTGAAGAACTCTTGCAAGCGGTTCCTGAGCTCCATAGTCTAGCTGAAGTGGAGGTATACGAGTTATACAATATATTCAGTGAGGATATGACACCACGCCATTGGAGTAGGCTTGCTGAAAAAGTTTACGATCTCTTCGAAAAAGGAGCTACTGGTATTGTTGTAGCACATGGAACAGATACCATGGGTTATACAGCAGCAGCACTAGCATTCGCTTTTAGGGAAACTCTTCCTGGCCCCCTGGTATTTACAGGGAGCCAGAGGAGTAGTGACAGACCCAGTAGCGATTCAGCTTTTAATATTATATCTTCTGTTCTCGTAGCCTCTAGAAGCGATGTAAGGGAAAGCATCGTAGTTATGCATGGAGTGACGGGAGACGATTATGCATTAGCTCACAGAGGTGTGAGAGTAAGGAAAATGCATACTAGTAGAAGGGACGCATTCCAGTCCATAAATACTCTACCCCTCTTGAAGGTATACCCTGAGAAAATGATGTTCGAGCAAATAGGTGAGCCACTGTTCAGGAAACCTTTCAGCGGATCCGTTCAACTGAAGGCCGATTACTCGGATAAAGTTGGTTTAGTCAAGCATTATCCCGGAATGAATGGGGAAATGATTGATATGCTGGTCGATAGGGGATATCAGGGAATAGTAATTGAAGGAACAGGATTTGGACATGTGTCAAATAAAGCGATAAAAAGTATAGAACGGGCCGTGGATAACGGGATACCTGTAATATCTACAAGTCAATGCATATTTGGTAGAGTAAACCTCAACGTATACTCGACTGGTAGAAGAATGCTTAGGGCAGGTGTTATTCCTGCGGAAGACATGTTGTCAGAGACAGCTTATGTTAAGTTATCCTGGCTTCTTGGGCAGGGACTCGAATTCCCTGAGATTAAGAGGCTTTTCCGTCAGAACATAGTGGGAGAGATGGATGATAGGACCACTCTTAGAAGCTATCCGAGGTGGTATCATGGCTGA
- a CDS encoding flippase-like domain-containing protein, with translation MNVTEIPHVSTPTGISWGSFIVALTLYLAGLLLSFARWYVLLRSYGVKENFTRVSIAYLSSYAVFTFTPLGRLSSEGYRVTLILKDKPGSGVIASVAYERMLDGLSILGLFIGLIIGVILGLNPLYLSVGFMVLIPFILSIQGSLSRFSIGIEKWANRLPKVGKYLSKFMGGEADFGEEPEKRTRVTSALTTIVMWVLNMFHIAVLLKALGLNNVLLGAPAVLLVEMLGLGLPVPIPAGLGVMDSLTAITLKAAGLGTSFVGQYLIIERVIISIIPGLLGLLAMVHLGVRLIWRRKSKDIYG, from the coding sequence ATGAATGTAACAGAGATACCGCATGTGTCGACACCGACGGGAATAAGCTGGGGGAGTTTCATAGTAGCGTTAACTCTCTATCTTGCTGGCTTGCTTTTAAGCTTCGCAAGATGGTATGTGTTACTCAGAAGTTATGGTGTTAAGGAAAATTTTACAAGAGTCTCTATAGCTTACCTTTCAAGCTATGCTGTTTTCACATTTACTCCCCTAGGGAGGTTGAGTTCTGAAGGCTATCGAGTTACACTTATACTAAAAGATAAGCCGGGATCTGGGGTCATAGCTAGTGTCGCATATGAGCGAATGCTGGATGGGCTTTCAATACTAGGTCTTTTTATAGGGTTGATTATAGGAGTGATACTAGGATTGAATCCGTTATACCTAAGTGTAGGTTTCATGGTTCTGATACCCTTTATACTAAGCATTCAAGGGAGCTTGTCACGTTTCAGTATCGGCATAGAGAAGTGGGCCAATAGACTTCCCAAGGTTGGTAAATACTTGTCAAAGTTTATGGGGGGTGAGGCAGATTTTGGGGAAGAACCCGAGAAACGGACTAGAGTAACCTCAGCTTTAACTACAATAGTAATGTGGGTGCTTAACATGTTTCATATAGCAGTACTATTAAAGGCGCTAGGATTAAATAACGTATTACTAGGGGCTCCTGCTGTTTTATTAGTTGAAATGCTAGGACTAGGGCTTCCAGTCCCAATACCTGCAGGTCTCGGCGTTATGGATTCTCTTACAGCTATAACACTGAAGGCTGCTGGTCTTGGAACAAGTTTCGTTGGCCAATACCTAATTATTGAGAGAGTAATCATATCAATAATACCGGGTCTATTAGGACTTCTAGCAATGGTTCACCTTGGAGTGCGCTTGATCTGGCGGAGGAAGTCAAAAGACATATATGGATAA
- the feoB gene encoding ferrous iron transport protein B, whose product MEGERDSKDQTYHVNILEGCTVKVVLLGPPNTGKSTLFNILTGGNVLVANWPGVTVDVEIGKIKTLRGTICIADLPGTYSLYPTTLEEKIAEAFILDNKPDWIAVLIDATTPEKSLGLLIQAIEAFGSKVIGILTKKAVMHGLGIHIDVEGLKRELGVNIIETSALEGIGLEELKEAISIKPTEKSGFTSLKINYGPLEAYINMLEGNTDLINFSADYCLSTRYTAISLLMKDLVIFDKIPNNLKARVQELEEEASKAFSSGLSQIIFEKRYQFVDQLASKHIVRTKESIIMDRIDKLLTHPILGPINSLLLIFIVFLAVFSVNTGFPLNVILDYTGYHNAAAIVEEYSLTSLLGEFFDWLATSVYNYIGGQGGDLLGNGIIGGVGAVLSFVPLILMVYFFLGILEDTGVISRIASSLHPFLEPFGLTGRSVFPLFISLGCNVPGVYATRASSIEERVKSLWAVPFIPCQARLVVILAFADAFFHDPITKTLAVLGLYGAGIFAALFTSVIASVFFKGKLGVERRTPLVLELPYLHKPSWKVVYWITRDNTLHFIKKAGTVIFVMSIITWTIVNYGPQGYTGTISGSFGELIGEKLSFILHPLNIKGIYANILTLSLIVGLVAKEVVLSTIVQATSIGDPIKAVASLGLTHAQAFGFLLIVTLYFPCIATLAAMYTETRKMSYILLFALYSIALALSAGYIGYLLHIII is encoded by the coding sequence TTGGAAGGTGAAAGGGACTCCAAGGATCAAACATACCATGTTAATATACTTGAAGGCTGTACAGTCAAAGTAGTTCTCTTGGGTCCTCCTAATACAGGGAAATCTACTTTATTCAATATTCTTACAGGAGGAAATGTATTAGTAGCGAACTGGCCTGGAGTAACTGTGGATGTAGAGATCGGTAAGATTAAAACACTTAGGGGAACAATATGTATAGCGGATTTGCCTGGAACTTATAGTTTATACCCTACTACACTAGAAGAAAAAATAGCCGAGGCATTCATACTGGACAATAAACCTGACTGGATAGCGGTTCTAATAGACGCGACGACACCGGAGAAAAGCCTGGGACTTCTGATCCAAGCCATAGAGGCTTTTGGAAGTAAGGTTATAGGAATTCTTACAAAGAAGGCGGTAATGCATGGTCTAGGAATCCACATTGACGTTGAAGGTCTAAAGAGAGAGTTGGGTGTGAATATAATTGAGACCTCGGCTTTAGAGGGGATAGGTTTAGAAGAATTAAAAGAAGCCATATCTATTAAACCTACGGAGAAAAGCGGGTTTACTTCTTTAAAAATAAACTATGGTCCTTTAGAAGCTTATATAAACATGCTTGAAGGTAATACAGACTTAATAAATTTTTCAGCGGATTATTGCTTATCGACGAGATATACAGCAATATCCCTCCTAATGAAGGACCTTGTAATATTCGATAAAATACCAAATAACCTGAAGGCTAGAGTTCAAGAACTAGAAGAGGAAGCATCCAAAGCTTTCTCGTCTGGGTTAAGTCAAATAATATTCGAAAAACGATACCAGTTTGTTGACCAGCTTGCAAGCAAACATATTGTTAGAACAAAGGAATCAATAATCATGGATAGAATAGATAAGTTACTAACACATCCTATATTAGGACCGATTAACAGTTTACTTTTAATCTTTATAGTCTTCCTAGCTGTTTTCTCTGTGAACACCGGTTTCCCACTAAATGTAATCTTAGATTACACAGGTTATCATAATGCAGCAGCCATAGTCGAAGAGTACAGTCTTACCTCTCTTCTAGGAGAATTCTTCGATTGGTTAGCAACAAGCGTATATAATTATATAGGTGGTCAAGGTGGAGACTTACTGGGGAACGGGATAATAGGTGGAGTAGGAGCAGTACTCAGCTTCGTCCCACTAATTCTTATGGTCTACTTCTTTCTCGGAATACTAGAAGATACGGGTGTTATTTCCCGTATTGCTTCCAGTCTACACCCCTTCTTAGAGCCGTTCGGGTTAACAGGACGAAGTGTCTTCCCACTATTTATATCGCTAGGGTGTAATGTACCAGGAGTTTATGCAACGCGAGCCTCGAGTATAGAGGAGAGAGTTAAATCTCTATGGGCAGTGCCTTTCATACCTTGTCAAGCTAGACTAGTAGTTATACTAGCCTTCGCCGATGCCTTCTTCCACGATCCTATAACAAAAACTCTAGCTGTCCTTGGACTTTACGGTGCAGGTATATTTGCTGCATTATTTACAAGCGTTATAGCAAGTGTTTTCTTCAAAGGGAAACTGGGTGTAGAAAGAAGAACCCCTTTAGTCCTAGAATTACCTTATCTTCATAAACCATCATGGAAAGTCGTTTACTGGATAACACGTGATAATACCCTCCACTTTATTAAAAAGGCTGGAACAGTCATCTTTGTGATGAGTATAATAACTTGGACAATCGTTAACTACGGACCTCAAGGATACACAGGAACTATAAGCGGGTCTTTTGGGGAATTAATAGGTGAGAAACTCAGCTTTATCTTACATCCTCTAAACATAAAAGGCATCTACGCAAATATTCTAACTTTATCACTTATTGTAGGTTTAGTTGCCAAGGAAGTCGTACTATCAACCATTGTACAAGCCACAAGCATCGGAGATCCGATAAAAGCTGTTGCATCTCTTGGACTGACTCATGCTCAAGCATTCGGTTTCCTCTTGATTGTGACGTTATACTTTCCATGCATTGCAACACTAGCAGCTATGTATACGGAGACTAGGAAAATGTCCTATATACTCCTTTTCGCATTATATAGTATTGCACTAGCTTTATCAGCAGGATATATAGGATATCTACTTCACATTATAATTTAG
- a CDS encoding adenosylcobalamin-dependent ribonucleoside-diphosphate reductase gives MVVTIIKKNGSKEKFYYRKLYKSIERAILAGGLSRDEALNLYNEVMSQLAHDNVILSKKISDIVEKTMIEKILENPKWEEPAKRYALARIYNDVFGKGNWWEFNSIDLTFTFNAIKVLEARYLLRNPETSRYLETPYMLHKRVAKFLAKVEERYGKGEGEIKQIENEFLRLLNTHRFKPNTPTLMNADTKLGILSACFVVPVRDSITTPRGDGIYDALRAQAIIFQQGGGTGFDFSELRPRNDAVSSTAGVSSGPISFMRLFDVNTDVIKQGGKRRGANMGVMHVWHPDIMDFVKAKTGALKDANLQNFNISVGVYDSFMKALENGEKWPLVNPRKTDLLGLKDSRYYAIVEARHSIREDWVKDILAKELEEKGSVPYEDSLLITMEEALSIAESKGAIVDWVDPSKIFKEIYTSAWEGGDPGMLFIDEINRRHPTWYLGKINATNPCGEEPLLEWENCNLGSINLEKYVYEDEKDVPHIDWEGLAKDVMVAVRFLDNVIDANRHPLPQITGANLKTRKVGLGVMGWARMLIRLRIPYDSQDAVKLAWIVGEWITYYSYKESMLLAKEKGTFPAWNPDLYRFVWRTKKHDNPEDLLSIAGLPVKGEGIAGRLLRERGKVDWDKLEEEIKGTGLRNAALLSIAPTGTISILSGASSSIEPLFALAFMRFVSVGQFIEVDSLFLKDLAKYELDDPELILEIAQTGSIAGNKYLPRTLRKVYKVAHDIDPEWHLLHQAAWQAWVDAGVSKTVNLRQDEPPETVRRVYLLAWKLGVKGITIYRDRSKSTQVIEFGVKKEPQPDKVSKEKQVVERTVPEEPKPALIIEAESKSEETAIENVEVTSEPSGSETRETAGKAKVRLGRGKVSKIIEVVTASEDYAGGCLTCDA, from the coding sequence ATGGTTGTTACTATCATTAAGAAAAACGGTTCAAAGGAAAAGTTCTACTATAGAAAACTTTACAAGAGCATTGAGAGAGCCATTCTTGCCGGAGGATTATCCCGGGATGAGGCTCTCAACCTGTATAATGAAGTAATGTCGCAACTCGCTCACGATAATGTAATTCTTTCAAAGAAAATAAGTGATATAGTAGAGAAAACTATGATCGAGAAAATCCTGGAAAACCCTAAGTGGGAGGAACCCGCGAAGAGATACGCACTTGCTAGAATATATAACGATGTATTTGGAAAGGGGAATTGGTGGGAATTCAATTCCATAGATCTCACATTTACGTTTAACGCGATCAAAGTTCTAGAAGCCCGCTATCTGCTCCGGAATCCTGAAACGTCAAGATACCTTGAAACACCCTATATGCTCCATAAAAGAGTAGCTAAGTTCCTAGCAAAAGTAGAGGAAAGATACGGTAAGGGCGAGGGGGAAATTAAGCAAATAGAAAATGAATTCCTCAGATTACTGAATACCCACAGGTTCAAGCCGAATACCCCCACTCTTATGAATGCTGACACGAAACTGGGGATATTATCCGCTTGCTTCGTTGTTCCAGTAAGAGATTCTATAACAACTCCAAGAGGAGACGGTATATATGATGCTCTCAGAGCTCAGGCTATAATATTCCAGCAGGGAGGAGGCACAGGCTTTGACTTCTCAGAGCTAAGGCCCAGGAATGATGCTGTCTCTTCCACAGCTGGAGTCTCAAGCGGTCCTATAAGCTTCATGAGACTATTCGATGTCAACACTGATGTGATAAAGCAAGGAGGAAAGCGTAGAGGTGCAAACATGGGTGTAATGCATGTATGGCATCCTGATATAATGGATTTTGTAAAAGCGAAGACAGGAGCACTTAAGGACGCTAATTTACAGAACTTCAATATAAGTGTAGGAGTATACGATTCGTTTATGAAGGCGCTCGAGAATGGTGAGAAATGGCCTCTTGTAAACCCACGTAAAACAGATTTACTCGGCCTAAAGGACAGCAGATACTACGCCATCGTCGAGGCAAGACATAGCATTAGGGAAGACTGGGTGAAAGATATATTAGCCAAAGAGCTTGAGGAGAAAGGTTCAGTACCCTATGAAGACTCCCTCTTGATAACGATGGAAGAAGCATTGTCAATTGCCGAGTCAAAAGGAGCTATAGTAGACTGGGTTGATCCTAGTAAGATCTTCAAAGAAATATACACCTCTGCATGGGAGGGAGGAGACCCTGGCATGCTTTTCATTGACGAGATAAACCGGAGACATCCTACATGGTATCTTGGTAAGATAAACGCTACAAACCCTTGTGGAGAGGAACCCTTGCTTGAATGGGAGAACTGTAACCTAGGAAGCATTAACTTGGAGAAGTATGTTTATGAGGATGAGAAAGATGTACCACACATTGACTGGGAAGGCCTAGCTAAAGATGTCATGGTTGCTGTACGGTTCCTAGATAACGTTATCGACGCTAATAGGCATCCATTACCCCAGATAACAGGAGCTAACTTGAAGACTAGGAAAGTTGGGCTAGGAGTTATGGGATGGGCTAGGATGCTGATAAGACTAAGAATACCTTACGATAGTCAGGATGCTGTGAAACTAGCTTGGATAGTCGGCGAGTGGATAACATATTACTCCTACAAGGAGAGCATGCTGTTGGCTAAGGAGAAAGGCACCTTCCCTGCTTGGAACCCCGATTTATACCGGTTTGTTTGGAGAACAAAGAAGCATGACAATCCGGAAGACCTTTTGTCAATCGCTGGTTTACCCGTCAAAGGTGAAGGTATAGCGGGAAGACTCCTTAGAGAGAGAGGCAAAGTTGACTGGGATAAATTAGAGGAAGAAATAAAGGGAACCGGTCTAAGAAACGCTGCATTACTAAGTATAGCACCAACAGGGACTATAAGTATACTCTCTGGTGCCAGCAGTAGTATAGAACCATTATTTGCATTAGCATTTATGAGGTTCGTGAGTGTAGGGCAATTCATAGAGGTAGACAGCCTCTTCCTGAAGGATCTAGCCAAATATGAGCTAGATGACCCTGAACTAATACTTGAGATAGCTCAAACCGGCAGTATAGCTGGTAACAAGTATCTACCTAGAACACTAAGGAAAGTCTATAAAGTTGCACACGACATTGACCCCGAATGGCATCTCCTACACCAAGCAGCTTGGCAAGCTTGGGTCGATGCTGGTGTAAGTAAAACTGTTAACTTACGTCAAGACGAACCACCTGAAACTGTCAGGAGAGTATATCTGCTAGCATGGAAGCTCGGCGTCAAAGGTATCACAATATATAGAGATAGAAGTAAGAGTACCCAAGTAATAGAGTTTGGCGTTAAAAAAGAACCACAGCCGGATAAGGTTAGCAAGGAGAAACAAGTAGTTGAAAGGACAGTGCCTGAAGAGCCTAAGCCTGCTCTTATTATTGAGGCTGAGTCAAAGAGTGAAGAAACCGCTATAGAGAATGTTGAAGTGACAAGTGAGCCGAGTGGTAGTGAGACTAGGGAGACAGCTGGGAAGGCTAAGGTTAGGCTTGGTAGAGGTAAGGTTTCGAAGATCATCGAAGTGGTTACTGCAAGTGAAGACTATGCGGGCGGATGCTTGACCTGCGATGCCTAA
- a CDS encoding FeoA domain-containing protein produces MKWMGSDFWGGYGRGRGWGGMGPWNEGPSNDPVLERVPAGRKVRVKYILGGWNANSRLASMGIIQGAEIEVVKNDLNYPWTPIIVRVNGVEIALGRGIASRVIVENTE; encoded by the coding sequence ATGAAATGGATGGGTAGCGATTTCTGGGGAGGATATGGACGTGGAAGAGGATGGGGAGGAATGGGACCTTGGAACGAGGGACCGTCAAATGACCCTGTCCTTGAAAGAGTTCCCGCTGGTCGTAAGGTAAGAGTAAAGTATATTCTAGGGGGATGGAATGCTAATAGTAGGCTTGCATCTATGGGAATAATTCAGGGTGCAGAGATAGAAGTAGTGAAAAACGATTTGAATTATCCTTGGACTCCTATTATAGTTAGAGTTAATGGCGTTGAGATCGCTCTTGGTAGAGGCATAGCTTCCAGGGTTATTGTAGAGAATACGGAGTGA
- the gatE gene encoding Glu-tRNA(Gln) amidotransferase subunit GatE, whose amino-acid sequence MAEKLDYKELGLKVGLELHQQLATTHKLFCGCPAELAPESEEEEKFLRRLRPTRSELGEIDPAALFEWEKGRKYLYNVPVNHSCLVEADEEPPHPLNREALLVTLGFASSLGSKPVDEVYTMRKIVIDGSNTSGFQRTSLVALGGSIKVEGKHIGIQTVVLEEDASRKLGEKGLVTVYKLDRLGIPLIEVATAPDIESPEEAKNVAYHLGLLFRLTGKVRRGIGTIRQDVNVSIRGGAITEIKGVQTLELIPKAVEMEALRQHRLLKLKIMLSERGLSKDNISPEIYDLTDMFTGTKSKIISETLKKGGKLLGVALRGMRGIPGYELVPSRRFGTELADYARFWAGVGGLFHSDELPAYGITQSELDMVYKALGLNEEKDAFILVADDEEKAFKALRAVLDRIIQAFDGVPEETRQCLPDGTTRFLRPRPGSARMYPETDIPPTLITSKLLKEAEKLKPPHPDILVKRLSKKYGLNKQLALQLIRSPYLDTYTLLAEKYKDKLNCTWIASVFTNIIPMMKGEGVPVEHIQENTLEETIEMVARGEIGKEAVEQILREIAENPGKHPRQIAEGLGLTGLTEEDIRGLVVSIIEDNLDSVKEKGDRAFGLIMGRVMARVRGRFDGKKIAEIVREELAKILL is encoded by the coding sequence ATGGCTGAGAAACTGGATTATAAGGAACTTGGTCTAAAGGTTGGCCTGGAATTACATCAACAACTAGCAACTACTCATAAATTATTCTGCGGTTGCCCTGCGGAATTGGCACCTGAAAGTGAAGAAGAGGAGAAATTTCTTAGAAGACTGAGGCCTACAAGAAGTGAGCTAGGCGAAATAGATCCCGCTGCATTGTTTGAGTGGGAAAAAGGGAGAAAATACTTGTATAATGTGCCAGTCAATCATTCCTGCCTAGTAGAAGCGGATGAGGAACCTCCTCATCCGCTTAATAGAGAAGCACTCTTAGTAACACTTGGTTTTGCATCGTCTCTAGGCTCGAAACCCGTGGATGAAGTATACACAATGAGGAAGATAGTTATTGACGGTAGTAACACCAGCGGATTCCAGAGAACCTCTCTTGTAGCTCTTGGTGGGAGCATTAAAGTGGAAGGGAAACATATAGGTATACAAACAGTTGTATTGGAGGAAGATGCTTCAAGGAAGCTTGGGGAGAAAGGTCTGGTAACGGTCTATAAGCTCGATAGACTTGGTATACCCCTTATAGAAGTAGCTACAGCTCCAGATATAGAGTCTCCGGAGGAAGCCAAAAATGTAGCTTATCATCTGGGGCTTCTTTTCAGGCTAACTGGAAAGGTTAGGAGGGGTATTGGAACAATAAGGCAAGACGTAAACGTGAGTATACGTGGCGGAGCGATAACGGAAATCAAGGGAGTTCAAACATTGGAGCTTATACCTAAAGCAGTTGAAATGGAAGCACTACGCCAACACAGGCTCCTAAAACTTAAGATTATGCTTAGTGAGCGGGGATTATCCAAGGATAATATTAGCCCGGAAATATATGATCTGACTGATATGTTCACAGGAACAAAGAGTAAGATAATAAGTGAAACTCTAAAGAAAGGAGGTAAGTTGCTAGGCGTTGCTCTTAGAGGGATGAGGGGAATACCCGGATATGAACTCGTTCCTAGTAGGAGGTTTGGAACAGAATTAGCTGACTATGCAAGATTCTGGGCTGGAGTAGGAGGGCTATTCCATAGTGACGAACTCCCTGCATATGGTATAACACAGAGCGAGTTAGACATGGTTTACAAGGCTCTAGGATTGAATGAGGAAAAGGACGCTTTTATACTTGTAGCTGACGATGAGGAGAAAGCCTTCAAAGCTTTGAGAGCAGTATTAGATAGAATAATACAAGCATTCGATGGAGTACCTGAAGAGACGAGGCAATGCCTTCCAGACGGTACAACGAGGTTTCTAAGGCCTAGACCTGGAAGTGCTAGGATGTATCCGGAGACCGATATTCCTCCCACACTTATTACGAGTAAATTACTTAAGGAGGCCGAGAAGCTTAAGCCCCCACATCCAGACATCCTCGTAAAGCGGTTGTCTAAAAAATACGGTTTAAATAAGCAATTAGCCTTGCAGTTAATTAGATCCCCTTACTTAGATACCTATACTTTGCTTGCTGAAAAATACAAGGATAAATTGAACTGCACTTGGATAGCTAGTGTTTTCACAAATATAATACCTATGATGAAAGGAGAGGGTGTTCCAGTAGAGCATATACAAGAAAACACTCTAGAAGAAACTATAGAGATGGTCGCTAGAGGAGAGATTGGTAAAGAAGCAGTGGAGCAGATTCTCAGGGAAATTGCTGAGAACCCGGGTAAGCATCCACGTCAGATTGCTGAAGGACTTGGTCTGACTGGTTTAACTGAGGAAGATATTAGAGGACTGGTTGTAAGTATAATTGAGGATAACTTGGATAGCGTCAAAGAGAAGGGGGATAGAGCTTTTGGGTTGATAATGGGTAGAGTTATGGCTAGAGTTAGAGGACGATTCGACGGCAAGAAGATAGCCGAAATAGTCAGGGAGGAGCTTGCAAAAATACTTCTCTAG